The Trinickia acidisoli genome includes a window with the following:
- a CDS encoding RluA family pseudouridine synthase, with protein sequence MTRTRPFGNMLGPIDRSDDYSRSASPADAQVGQPVDDRVAALSGDAARPLDEAPRVALVPAALAGERLDKVLAKVFPEFSRSRLQSWTEAGRVLMNGAPAKVRQAVPLGARIELTPDYLPEQLAFTPEPVPLEILYEDDALVVVNKPAGLVVHPAAGNWSGTLLNGLLHRYPDAAGLPRAGIVHRLDKETSGLMVVARTLEAQTDLVRQLQARTVKRRYVALVWGTMPDEGIIDAPIGRDPRERTRMAVVEGASGKSARTRFRLVDQATWQQQNVSAIHCDLETGRTHQIRVHCAHVGHPLLGDPVYGSARGRRSSAPLPGGFARQALHAWQLGLVHPRSGRSMRWRADLPPDMDELVHALGFGSDAAAFEPEGFDDDAYDEFEDGELGCEGDPDEDADIE encoded by the coding sequence ATGACCCGCACACGTCCTTTCGGCAACATGCTCGGCCCTATCGATAGAAGCGACGATTATAGCCGAAGCGCCAGTCCCGCCGATGCCCAAGTAGGGCAGCCCGTCGACGATCGTGTCGCGGCTCTCTCGGGCGACGCGGCGCGGCCGCTTGACGAGGCGCCGCGCGTCGCGCTCGTGCCCGCCGCGCTGGCTGGCGAGCGGCTCGACAAAGTGCTCGCGAAAGTGTTTCCCGAGTTTTCGCGCAGTCGCTTGCAGAGTTGGACCGAAGCCGGGCGCGTGCTGATGAACGGCGCGCCGGCCAAAGTGCGCCAGGCCGTGCCGCTTGGGGCGCGCATCGAGCTTACGCCTGATTATTTGCCGGAGCAGCTTGCGTTTACCCCTGAGCCGGTGCCGCTCGAAATCCTCTACGAGGACGATGCGCTCGTGGTCGTCAACAAGCCGGCCGGTCTCGTCGTGCATCCGGCCGCGGGTAACTGGAGCGGCACGCTGCTGAACGGGCTGTTGCACCGCTACCCCGATGCGGCCGGCTTGCCGCGGGCCGGCATCGTCCATCGGCTCGACAAAGAGACGTCGGGGTTGATGGTGGTCGCGCGCACGCTCGAAGCGCAAACCGATCTCGTGCGCCAGTTGCAAGCGCGGACGGTGAAGCGGCGCTACGTCGCGCTCGTGTGGGGGACGATGCCCGACGAAGGCATCATCGACGCCCCGATCGGTCGCGATCCGCGCGAGCGCACGCGCATGGCCGTCGTCGAGGGTGCTTCGGGCAAGAGCGCGCGCACGCGTTTTCGTCTTGTCGATCAAGCAACGTGGCAGCAGCAGAACGTCAGCGCGATTCATTGCGATCTGGAGACGGGGCGCACGCACCAAATTCGCGTTCATTGCGCTCACGTGGGACATCCGCTGCTCGGCGATCCCGTCTACGGCAGCGCGCGCGGCCGCCGCTCGAGCGCGCCGCTGCCCGGTGGCTTTGCGCGGCAGGCGCTGCATGCATGGCAACTCGGGCTCGTGCATCCGCGCTCGGGGCGATCGATGCGCTGGCGCGCCGACTTGCCGCCCGACATGGATGAGCTCGTGCATGCGCTTGGTTTCGGGAGCGATGCGGCGGCCTTCGAGCCCGAAGGTTTCGATGACGATGCGTATGACGAATTCGAAGACGGCGAGCTTGGCTGCGAGGGCGACCCGGACGAGGACGCAGACATCGAGTGA
- a CDS encoding potassium transporter Kup: protein MTNNNHENLRQHSLPSLALAAIGVVFGDIGTSPLYSLKEAFSPAHGIALTDHSILGVISLLFWAIIVVVSIKYVLFVMRADNNGEGGVLALMALSLRPFSMKSRIAGVLMMLGIFGACMFYGDAVITPAISVISAVEGLEIATPQLAHLVLPITMVILVALFWIQRHGTSLVGKLFGPIMLVWFATIAVLGVSHIVRAPQVIAALNPYYAFSFMHAHMLQAYVVLGSVFLVLTGAEALYADMGHFGARPIRLAWYVLVMPSLVLNYFGQGALLMQDPKAIENPFFLMAPQWALLPLVVLSTVATVIASQAVISGAYSLTSQAIQLGYVPRMKVLHTSELAIGQIYVPVVNWLLLFIILCVVLGFKSSDNLAAAYGIAVTTTMVMTTILACVVMVKVWNWNKALVAVIIAAFMTVDLAFFGANLLKVAEGGWLPLGIGALLFFLLMTWYKGRMLVKERTAADGIPLAPFVQGLLAHPPHRVSGTAIYLTGSDSLVPVSLLHNLKHNKVLHERTIFLTFETRDIPYIKEDERITLKDVGGGLYLVRAVYGFNETPDVKAVLFELERICGMQFELMDTSFFLARETVVPTQLPGMSILRERVFAWMHQNAAKPTDFFRIPANRVVELGTKIEI from the coding sequence ATGACAAACAACAACCACGAGAACCTTCGTCAGCATTCCTTGCCGTCGCTCGCGCTAGCGGCGATCGGCGTCGTATTCGGCGACATCGGCACCAGCCCGCTGTATTCGCTCAAGGAAGCATTCAGTCCCGCTCACGGGATTGCGCTGACCGATCATTCGATCCTGGGCGTCATCTCGCTGCTGTTCTGGGCGATCATTGTCGTGGTGTCGATCAAGTATGTCTTGTTCGTGATGCGCGCGGACAACAACGGCGAGGGCGGCGTGCTCGCATTGATGGCGCTGTCGCTGCGGCCGTTCTCGATGAAGTCGCGCATCGCAGGCGTCTTGATGATGCTCGGTATCTTCGGCGCCTGCATGTTCTACGGCGACGCCGTGATCACGCCCGCCATCTCGGTCATCTCAGCCGTCGAAGGGCTCGAGATCGCGACGCCGCAGCTTGCGCATTTGGTCCTGCCGATCACGATGGTGATACTCGTCGCGCTCTTTTGGATCCAGCGCCACGGCACGTCGCTCGTCGGCAAGCTGTTCGGCCCGATCATGCTGGTCTGGTTCGCGACGATCGCGGTGCTCGGCGTCAGCCACATCGTACGTGCGCCGCAAGTCATTGCCGCGCTCAATCCGTATTACGCCTTCTCGTTCATGCACGCGCACATGCTGCAGGCGTATGTCGTGCTCGGATCCGTGTTCCTCGTGCTGACGGGGGCGGAAGCCCTTTACGCCGACATGGGACACTTCGGCGCGCGCCCGATTCGTCTCGCGTGGTATGTGCTCGTGATGCCGTCGCTCGTGCTCAACTACTTCGGGCAAGGCGCGTTGTTGATGCAAGATCCGAAGGCGATCGAGAACCCGTTTTTCCTGATGGCGCCGCAGTGGGCGCTGCTGCCCTTGGTCGTCCTATCGACCGTCGCAACCGTCATCGCGTCGCAAGCCGTGATTTCGGGCGCCTATTCGCTGACAAGCCAGGCGATCCAGCTCGGCTATGTGCCGCGCATGAAGGTGCTTCATACGTCGGAGTTGGCCATCGGGCAGATTTATGTGCCGGTCGTCAATTGGCTCTTGCTGTTCATCATCCTGTGCGTCGTGCTCGGCTTCAAGAGTTCGGATAATCTCGCTGCCGCGTACGGTATCGCCGTTACGACGACGATGGTCATGACGACCATATTGGCCTGCGTTGTCATGGTCAAGGTCTGGAACTGGAACAAGGCGCTGGTCGCCGTGATCATTGCCGCATTCATGACCGTGGATCTGGCCTTTTTCGGCGCCAACTTGCTCAAGGTCGCCGAGGGCGGATGGTTGCCGCTCGGCATCGGCGCGTTGTTGTTCTTCCTACTGATGACGTGGTACAAGGGCCGCATGCTCGTGAAGGAGCGCACGGCGGCCGATGGCATCCCGCTTGCGCCGTTCGTGCAGGGCCTGCTGGCGCACCCGCCGCACCGCGTATCCGGTACGGCCATTTACCTGACAGGCAGCGATTCGCTCGTACCGGTTAGCTTGCTGCACAATCTCAAGCACAACAAGGTGCTGCACGAGCGGACGATTTTCCTGACGTTCGAGACGCGCGACATTCCCTATATCAAAGAAGACGAGCGCATTACGCTGAAGGACGTCGGGGGCGGCTTGTATCTGGTCCGGGCGGTTTACGGCTTCAACGAAACGCCCGACGTGAAAGCGGTGCTGTTCGAACTCGAGCGGATATGCGGCATGCAGTTCGAACTGATGGATACGTCGTTCTTCCTCGCGCGCGAAACGGTCGTGCCGACACAATTGCCAGGCATGTCGATCCTGCGTGAGCGCGTGTTTGCTTGGATGCATCAAAACGCCGCGAAGCCAACTGATTTCTTCCGCATTCCGGCCAACCGCGTCGTCGAACTCGGAACGAAGATCGAAATTTGA
- a CDS encoding colicin transporter — protein MFRSPPTTLPISRFSVVSCAATLAAVALACPLAAQAASAQDVPAAALPASGAAPSQVRDFTTRQQALDARTAANEYEYGVAVHNCYSKFFVNACLGRARDKMRAARGQIHAEQLALDDERRAVHAQQRDEQDALRRAQDAQEAPQRAATAASNEQAFAQKQREHELQQAQRGAQAPQRAADQAAYDSKQADFQRKLNDARQSAAQDAQARAERAQHYTQKQADAAQHKADVEARQKQAAQKAQQKQQEQMQQQEQQKRSQQEQDSD, from the coding sequence ATGTTCCGATCCCCGCCTACGACGTTGCCGATCTCCCGTTTTTCCGTTGTTTCGTGTGCCGCGACCTTGGCCGCGGTGGCGCTCGCGTGCCCGCTCGCCGCGCAGGCGGCATCCGCACAAGACGTGCCGGCCGCTGCCTTGCCGGCAAGCGGTGCGGCGCCCTCGCAGGTTCGCGATTTCACCACGCGTCAGCAAGCGCTCGACGCCCGCACGGCAGCGAACGAGTACGAGTACGGCGTCGCCGTGCACAATTGTTACAGCAAGTTTTTCGTCAACGCCTGCTTAGGTCGCGCGCGCGACAAGATGCGCGCTGCACGCGGGCAGATTCACGCCGAGCAGCTTGCGCTGGACGACGAGCGGCGCGCCGTGCATGCGCAGCAGCGCGACGAGCAAGATGCGTTGCGCCGCGCGCAAGACGCCCAGGAGGCGCCGCAGCGCGCAGCCACAGCGGCCAGCAACGAGCAGGCGTTCGCGCAGAAGCAGCGTGAGCATGAGCTCCAGCAGGCACAGCGCGGAGCGCAAGCGCCGCAGCGTGCCGCCGATCAAGCCGCCTACGATAGCAAGCAGGCCGACTTCCAGCGCAAGCTCAACGACGCGCGGCAGAGCGCGGCGCAGGATGCGCAGGCGCGCGCCGAGCGCGCGCAGCACTACACACAGAAGCAGGCCGACGCGGCGCAGCACAAGGCCGACGTCGAAGCTCGCCAGAAACAGGCTGCGCAAAAGGCGCAGCAAAAGCAGCAGGAACAGATGCAGCAGCAGGAACAGCAAAAGCGTTCGCAGCAGGAGCAGGACAGCGACTGA
- a CDS encoding phosphoribosyltransferase, with amino-acid sequence MTQSMTMIAMTDPRNDEKNLWVSWDEYHRLIELLALAVHESGWKFDKILCLARGGLRVGDQLSRIYDLPLAILATSSYREAAGTQQGELDIAQYITMTRGELSGNVLLVDDLVDSGVTLARVQQHLKERYPAVTAVRSAVLWYKGCSKVKPDYAVQHLPTNPWIHQPFEEWDTVRPHNLGAWIKRGIAQDSSSGT; translated from the coding sequence ATGACGCAGAGCATGACGATGATCGCCATGACAGATCCGCGCAACGACGAGAAGAACCTCTGGGTGAGCTGGGACGAGTACCACCGGCTGATCGAGCTCTTGGCGCTGGCGGTACACGAATCGGGCTGGAAGTTCGACAAGATCCTTTGCCTGGCCCGTGGCGGGTTGCGGGTCGGAGATCAACTCTCGCGCATCTACGATCTGCCGCTGGCGATTCTCGCAACGAGTTCCTACCGCGAAGCAGCAGGCACGCAGCAAGGTGAACTCGATATCGCGCAGTACATCACGATGACGCGCGGCGAACTGTCCGGGAACGTGCTGCTCGTCGACGATCTCGTCGATTCGGGCGTCACGCTGGCGCGCGTGCAGCAGCATCTGAAGGAGCGCTATCCGGCCGTGACGGCCGTGCGCTCGGCCGTGCTGTGGTACAAGGGCTGCTCGAAGGTCAAGCCGGATTATGCCGTCCAGCATTTGCCCACGAACCCGTGGATTCACCAGCCGTTCGAAGAATGGGACACGGTTCGGCCCCATAATCTCGGCGCATGGATCAAGCGCGGCATCGCGCAAGATTCGTCGTCCGGCACGTAA
- a CDS encoding ATP-dependent DNA helicase — MNSSLDASTRAPLAAAPDLPEGQDDRAAQPAPSTHSVRAPHALAAALAPRRRSELDEIFANDGLLARAIDGYRPRASQIEMACAVAAAMEASGRAMPEPAMFEAQRRPARRLRSDADARADTASRSPGDSAQADAGDAGENTLIVEAGTGTGKTFAYLVPAMLWGGKVVVSTGTKHLQDQLFQRDIPTVRDALAVPVSVAMLKGRANYLCHYYLQRTADNGRLPSRQDTAYLQDIVRFAKITRTGDKAELASVPETAAVWSMVTSTRENCLGQECPHYKDCFVMQARREAQQADIVVVNHHLFFADIMLRDTGMAELLPTANTIVFDEAHQLPETATLFFGDTLSTAQLLELARDTVAEGLAHARDAVEWVKLGAALERAARDVRLAFKDDTMRVSAAQLGDDHALYGALDALEAALDAVAGALAGQAERAESLGACLRRTRELQDQLARWTSLPEDKTDDADKTVEAPAAPQAGGSSRAAPVDFNERIRWVEVFAHSVQLHETPLSVAPIFAKQRAGVPRAWIFTSATLSVRGDFTHYAAQMGLDARRSMTLPSPFDYGTQGLLYVPRNLPQPSSPAFTDAVFEAALPAIEAAGGGVFFLCTTLRAVDRIAGKLREIIEARGWSTPLLTQGDASRTELLDRFRAYGNAILVGSQSFWEGVDVRGDALSLVVIDKLPFAPPDDPVLSARLDALTKKGLSPFAVHQVPQAVITLKQGAGRLIRAETDRGVLMICDTRLVDKPYGRRIWQSLPPFKRTREIEVVREFFADGDQQTTTQT; from the coding sequence TTGAACTCATCGCTCGATGCCTCCACCCGGGCACCGCTTGCCGCGGCGCCGGATCTGCCCGAGGGGCAGGATGATCGTGCCGCTCAGCCGGCGCCTTCGACGCATTCCGTACGCGCGCCGCACGCGTTGGCGGCTGCGCTCGCCCCACGCAGGCGTTCCGAACTCGACGAGATTTTCGCGAACGACGGCCTGCTCGCCCGTGCTATCGATGGCTACCGTCCGCGGGCATCTCAGATCGAAATGGCATGTGCCGTGGCAGCGGCAATGGAGGCGTCGGGGCGTGCCATGCCCGAGCCCGCGATGTTCGAAGCGCAGCGCCGTCCGGCGCGGCGCCTGCGGAGCGACGCGGACGCACGCGCCGACACTGCGAGTCGCTCACCGGGCGACAGCGCGCAGGCCGATGCCGGCGATGCCGGCGAAAACACGCTGATCGTCGAGGCCGGCACGGGCACGGGTAAGACGTTCGCGTACCTCGTTCCCGCCATGCTTTGGGGCGGCAAGGTTGTTGTCTCGACCGGCACCAAACACCTACAGGATCAGCTCTTTCAGCGCGATATTCCCACGGTGCGCGATGCGCTTGCCGTACCGGTTTCGGTCGCCATGCTCAAGGGACGCGCGAACTATCTTTGTCACTACTATCTGCAACGCACGGCCGACAATGGGCGGTTGCCGTCGCGGCAGGACACCGCTTATCTGCAAGACATCGTGCGCTTCGCGAAAATCACGCGCACGGGCGATAAGGCCGAACTCGCGAGCGTGCCCGAGACCGCGGCCGTTTGGTCGATGGTGACCTCGACGCGCGAGAACTGTCTCGGACAAGAGTGTCCGCATTACAAGGATTGCTTCGTGATGCAGGCGAGGCGCGAGGCGCAGCAGGCCGACATCGTCGTCGTGAATCACCACCTATTTTTCGCGGACATCATGCTGCGCGACACGGGGATGGCCGAGCTGCTGCCGACGGCCAACACGATCGTCTTCGACGAAGCGCATCAACTGCCCGAGACGGCGACGTTGTTTTTCGGGGATACGCTTTCGACGGCGCAACTGCTCGAGCTTGCGCGCGATACGGTCGCAGAGGGGCTCGCGCATGCGCGCGATGCCGTGGAATGGGTCAAGCTGGGCGCGGCGCTCGAGCGTGCGGCCCGCGACGTCAGGCTCGCCTTCAAGGACGATACGATGCGGGTGTCGGCCGCGCAGCTCGGCGACGATCACGCACTGTACGGCGCGCTCGATGCGCTGGAGGCCGCGTTGGATGCCGTCGCCGGGGCGCTCGCCGGGCAAGCCGAGCGTGCCGAATCGCTCGGCGCCTGCTTGCGGCGCACGCGCGAATTGCAGGACCAGCTTGCGCGATGGACGTCGCTGCCTGAAGACAAAACGGACGATGCGGACAAAACCGTCGAAGCGCCGGCCGCTCCCCAAGCGGGGGGCTCGTCGCGGGCAGCGCCCGTGGATTTCAATGAGCGCATCCGTTGGGTCGAGGTGTTTGCCCACTCCGTGCAATTGCATGAAACGCCGCTGTCGGTGGCGCCGATCTTCGCGAAGCAGCGTGCCGGTGTGCCGCGGGCCTGGATCTTCACGTCGGCGACGTTGTCGGTGCGTGGCGACTTCACCCACTACGCGGCGCAGATGGGGCTCGATGCGCGCCGCTCGATGACGCTGCCGAGCCCGTTCGATTACGGCACACAGGGCTTGCTCTACGTGCCGCGCAATTTGCCGCAGCCGTCGTCGCCAGCATTCACCGACGCCGTATTCGAAGCCGCGCTGCCCGCGATCGAGGCGGCCGGCGGGGGCGTTTTCTTCCTGTGCACGACGCTGCGCGCGGTCGATCGGATCGCGGGCAAGCTGCGCGAGATCATCGAGGCGCGCGGATGGTCGACGCCGCTGCTGACACAAGGCGATGCGAGCCGCACCGAGTTGCTCGACCGTTTTCGCGCCTACGGCAATGCGATCCTCGTCGGTAGCCAAAGCTTTTGGGAAGGTGTGGACGTGCGCGGCGATGCGCTTTCGCTCGTCGTCATCGACAAGCTTCCGTTCGCTCCGCCCGATGATCCTGTCCTGTCGGCGCGGCTCGATGCGCTGACGAAAAAAGGGCTCAGCCCATTTGCCGTGCACCAGGTGCCGCAGGCGGTTATCACCCTGAAGCAGGGTGCCGGCCGCTTGATTCGTGCCGAAACCGATCGCGGGGTGCTGATGATTTGCGATACGCGTCTCGTCGATAAGCCGTACGGCCGACGCATTTGGCAGAGCCTGCCGCCGTTCAAGCGCACGCGCGAAATCGAGGTCGTGCGCGAATTCTTCGCCGACGGGGACCAGCAAACGACGACGCAGACTTAG
- a CDS encoding outer membrane protein assembly factor BamD, with protein sequence MRTVSCAASRAAKRAVRSASAGLALAAAAVLVAGCHGLPQKTDETATWPNSKLYSEAQDALTNRDWGKCAKYFESLEGRDPFGHFAQQAEINVAYCNWKDGETATADEAIDRFIRLHPDHPDIAYAYYLKGMIHFNDDLGLFGRFSGQDMSERDPKSLRESYDAFKIVVDKYPDSKYAPDAAARMRYIVNALASYEVHAADYYYRRGAYVAAINRAQLAVKEYKNAPAIEDALHIMMLSYTKLNETKLADDTRRVLAGTFPDSPYVTGHARPGEKKSWWQF encoded by the coding sequence ATGCGCACGGTCTCGTGCGCGGCAAGCCGCGCAGCGAAGCGCGCGGTTCGATCCGCCTCGGCTGGCTTGGCCCTCGCGGCTGCCGCGGTGCTCGTGGCGGGTTGCCACGGCCTACCCCAAAAGACCGATGAGACGGCCACTTGGCCAAACAGCAAATTATACTCGGAGGCACAAGACGCGCTGACGAACCGTGATTGGGGCAAGTGCGCCAAGTACTTCGAATCGCTCGAAGGCCGCGATCCGTTCGGCCACTTCGCGCAGCAAGCGGAAATCAACGTCGCCTATTGCAACTGGAAGGACGGCGAGACGGCCACCGCCGACGAAGCCATCGATCGCTTCATTCGGCTGCATCCCGATCATCCTGACATCGCCTACGCGTATTACCTGAAGGGGATGATCCACTTCAACGACGATCTCGGTTTGTTCGGCCGTTTCTCGGGCCAGGACATGAGCGAGCGCGATCCCAAGTCGCTGCGCGAATCGTACGACGCGTTCAAGATCGTCGTGGACAAATACCCGGACAGCAAGTACGCCCCCGATGCAGCCGCCCGCATGCGCTACATCGTCAACGCGCTCGCATCGTATGAAGTGCACGCGGCCGATTACTACTATCGTCGCGGCGCCTACGTGGCGGCGATCAACCGCGCGCAGCTCGCCGTCAAGGAATACAAGAACGCGCCGGCGATCGAAGATGCGTTGCACATCATGATGCTGTCGTACACCAAGCTCAACGAAACGAAGCTGGCCGACGATACGCGCCGGGTGCTGGCCGGAACGTTCCCCGACAGCCCGTACGTCACGGGCCATGCGCGCCCCGGCGAGAAGAAGTCGTGGTGGCAATTCTGA
- a CDS encoding DUF465 domain-containing protein: protein MRDHQAIQPEMLRDRILQLQSEHSELDRMIDKLAISSDITDLELRRLKKRKLKVKDDILLLQLQLEPDKHA from the coding sequence ATGCGCGACCATCAGGCGATCCAACCGGAGATGCTCCGCGACCGCATCTTGCAATTGCAGTCGGAGCATAGCGAACTCGATCGCATGATCGACAAATTGGCGATCTCATCGGACATCACCGACCTCGAGCTGCGGCGTCTGAAAAAGCGCAAGCTCAAGGTCAAAGACGACATCTTGTTGCTGCAATTGCAACTCGAACCGGACAAGCACGCGTAA
- a CDS encoding Tex family protein, with protein sequence MTDTVALKIVQRIATELTVQPRQVAAAVQLLDEGATVPFIARYRKEVTDNLDDTQLRHLEERLLYLREMEERRATILSSIEEQGKLTDELRAAIDTADSKQVLEDLYLPYKPKRRTRAQIAREAGLEPLAQALLADPRLDPQTEAAAYVDAEKGVADVKAALDGARDILSEQFGETAELLGKLREYLSERGIVSSAVVEGKEKEEGEKFRDYYDYAETWKTVPSHRALALFRGRNAGVLMIKLGLGEELDAQVPHPCEAIVARYAGVSNQGRPADKWLSDVCRWCWRVKVQPHLENEMLTQLRETAEHEAIRVFARNLKDLLLAAPAGPKAVIGLDPGLRTGVKIAVVDRTGKLLATDTIYPHEPRRDWDGSLAKLARLAAQTQADLISIGNGTASRETDKLASELITRHPELKLQKIVVSEAGASVYSASELAAKEFPELDVSLRGAVSIARRLQDPLAELVKIEPKAIGVGQYQHDVNQRELARSLDAVVEDCVNAVGVDANTASVALLARVSGLNSTLARNIVEYRDANGPFPSRAHLRKVPRLGDKTFEQAAGFLRINGGENPLDRSSVHPEAYPVVERILAKIRKQIGDVLGSREALAGLSPAEFVDERFGLPTVRDILSELEKPGRDPRPEFKTATFRDGVEKISDLVPGMILEGVVTNVAAFGAFVDIGVHQDGLVHVSAMSTKFIKDPHEVVKAGQVVKVKVLDVDVKRQRIALTMRLADDAAPASRDERGPSRASGGGAGGGSRGSQRPREPEAAGAMAAAFTKLKQR encoded by the coding sequence ATGACGGACACCGTAGCACTCAAGATCGTACAGCGTATCGCCACCGAACTGACCGTGCAGCCGCGCCAAGTCGCCGCGGCCGTGCAATTGCTCGACGAAGGCGCCACCGTTCCGTTCATCGCGCGCTACCGCAAGGAAGTCACCGACAATCTCGATGACACGCAGTTGCGCCACCTCGAGGAGCGGCTGCTCTACCTGCGCGAAATGGAAGAGCGGCGCGCGACGATCCTCTCGAGCATCGAGGAGCAAGGCAAGCTGACCGACGAACTGCGCGCGGCGATCGACACCGCGGACAGCAAACAAGTACTCGAAGATCTTTACCTGCCCTACAAGCCAAAGCGCCGCACACGCGCGCAAATCGCGCGCGAAGCAGGGCTCGAGCCGCTTGCGCAGGCGCTGTTGGCCGATCCGCGCCTCGATCCGCAAACGGAAGCGGCGGCCTATGTCGATGCCGAGAAAGGCGTGGCGGACGTCAAGGCGGCACTCGATGGCGCTCGCGACATCCTATCCGAGCAATTCGGCGAAACGGCGGAGCTGCTCGGCAAGCTGCGCGAGTATTTGTCGGAGCGCGGCATCGTTTCCTCTGCCGTCGTCGAGGGCAAGGAAAAGGAAGAAGGCGAGAAATTTCGCGATTACTACGACTACGCCGAAACCTGGAAGACGGTGCCTTCGCACCGCGCGCTCGCGCTTTTCCGCGGCCGTAATGCCGGCGTGTTGATGATCAAGCTCGGCCTCGGTGAAGAGCTCGATGCACAAGTGCCGCATCCGTGCGAAGCGATCGTCGCGCGTTACGCCGGCGTCTCGAACCAAGGCCGTCCGGCCGACAAATGGCTCTCGGACGTCTGCCGCTGGTGCTGGCGCGTGAAAGTACAGCCGCATCTCGAAAACGAGATGCTGACGCAACTGCGAGAAACGGCGGAGCATGAGGCGATTCGCGTCTTCGCCCGCAATTTGAAGGACTTGCTGCTCGCCGCGCCGGCCGGCCCGAAGGCCGTCATCGGCCTCGACCCGGGCTTGCGCACGGGCGTCAAGATAGCCGTCGTCGATCGCACGGGCAAGCTGCTCGCGACCGATACGATCTACCCGCACGAGCCGCGCCGCGATTGGGACGGCTCCCTCGCAAAACTCGCGCGACTCGCCGCGCAAACGCAAGCCGACTTGATCAGCATCGGCAACGGCACGGCGTCGCGCGAGACGGACAAGCTCGCGAGCGAGCTGATCACGCGTCATCCCGAACTGAAGCTCCAAAAGATCGTCGTCTCCGAAGCCGGGGCATCCGTGTATTCGGCATCGGAGCTCGCCGCGAAAGAGTTCCCCGAGCTCGACGTTTCATTGCGCGGCGCCGTGTCGATCGCGCGACGCCTCCAAGACCCGCTCGCCGAACTCGTCAAGATCGAGCCAAAGGCGATCGGCGTCGGTCAGTATCAGCACGACGTGAACCAACGCGAGCTCGCGCGCTCGCTCGACGCCGTGGTGGAAGACTGCGTGAACGCCGTCGGCGTGGATGCCAACACCGCGTCGGTCGCCCTCCTCGCTCGCGTGTCGGGGCTCAATAGCACGCTCGCGCGCAACATCGTCGAATACCGCGACGCGAACGGCCCGTTCCCCTCGCGCGCGCATCTGCGCAAGGTGCCTCGCCTCGGCGATAAAACGTTCGAGCAAGCCGCCGGCTTCTTGCGCATCAATGGCGGTGAAAATCCGCTCGATCGCTCGTCGGTGCACCCCGAAGCGTACCCTGTCGTCGAACGCATACTCGCGAAAATCCGCAAGCAGATCGGCGATGTGCTCGGCAGCCGCGAAGCGCTTGCGGGCCTGTCGCCGGCCGAGTTCGTCGACGAGCGTTTCGGCCTGCCCACCGTTCGCGACATTCTCTCCGAGCTCGAAAAGCCGGGGCGCGATCCACGCCCCGAATTCAAGACGGCAACATTCCGTGATGGCGTCGAGAAAATTTCGGATCTCGTGCCAGGCATGATCCTCGAGGGCGTCGTCACCAACGTGGCGGCATTCGGTGCCTTCGTCGACATCGGCGTACACCAGGACGGGCTCGTTCACGTCTCGGCGATGTCGACCAAGTTCATCAAAGATCCGCACGAGGTCGTGAAGGCAGGCCAGGTCGTCAAGGTCAAAGTGCTCGACGTCGACGTCAAGCGTCAACGGATCGCGCTCACGATGCGCCTGGCGGACGACGCCGCGCCAGCCTCGCGCGACGAGCGCGGCCCGAGCCGCGCGAGCGGTGGTGGGGCTGGGGGTGGGTCCCGTGGATCGCAACGTCCGCGCGAGCCGGAGGCGGCAGGCGCAATGGCAGCGGCATTTACCAAGCTCAAGCAGCGCTGA